A section of the Alphaproteobacteria bacterium genome encodes:
- a CDS encoding thioesterase produces the protein MILEKLRTSPWFVTINPKPLATMRLFCFPYSGGDAFVFRDWVSLLPSTIEVIAIELPGRSTRFHETPVDNLSSIIDSLVKDFKAISNKPFVFLGHSVGAKISFELCKALRSEKLPLPFHFFASGSRAPQIPLREKPIYNLPDKEFIQELEKYNGVPNLVLKDNELMSIFLPMIRSDFTISNTYHYTKVEPFPFDITALGGIDDPTVTEEDIMAWKIHTSKQFCHQMLPGDHFFIKKSQKQILEIISNLFPSRRMVN, from the coding sequence ATGATCCTTGAAAAATTAAGAACATCACCTTGGTTTGTCACAATTAATCCAAAACCATTGGCAACCATGCGGCTATTTTGTTTCCCATACTCAGGAGGCGATGCCTTTGTTTTTAGGGATTGGGTAAGCCTATTGCCCTCAACTATCGAAGTAATAGCCATTGAGCTTCCAGGGAGGTCAACCAGGTTTCATGAAACTCCAGTTGATAATCTGAGCTCAATTATCGATTCATTGGTAAAGGACTTCAAAGCTATTTCAAACAAGCCTTTCGTTTTTTTAGGACACAGTGTTGGGGCAAAAATTAGCTTTGAGCTCTGTAAGGCGTTGAGAAGTGAAAAGCTTCCTCTACCCTTTCACTTTTTCGCATCTGGCAGCAGAGCTCCACAAATTCCTCTTCGAGAAAAACCCATTTATAACCTACCTGATAAAGAGTTTATTCAGGAACTAGAAAAATACAATGGAGTTCCTAACCTTGTTCTAAAAGACAATGAATTGATGAGTATATTTTTGCCCATGATCCGTTCAGATTTTACAATTTCAAATACATATCATTACACCAAAGTTGAGCCCTTTCCTTTTGACATAACCGCATTAGGAGGAATAGATGACCCTACTGTAACTGAGGAAGATATTATGGCTTGGAAAATCCATACATCCAAACAATTCTGTCATCAAATGCTGCCAGGGGATCACTTTTTTATAAAAAAATCTCAAAAACAAATTTTAGAAATTATTTCTAATCTTTTTCCTTCAAGAAGAATGGTGAATTAA